The proteins below are encoded in one region of Thermodesulfovibrio thiophilus DSM 17215:
- a CDS encoding acyl-CoA dehydratase activase has translation MDSEFSLGIDVGSETAKIAILGRDDRLLEKLYLKHFGKPAEIASEILNNVISKYRQLTICFTGVSGRFIAKTIDAPYVNEIVSQATATSFFYPQVRTIIEIGGEDSKLIFLDKSGRIKDFSLNSMCAAGTGSFLEQQAERLGLTIEDFSEFAIKSDKPSKIAGRCSVFAKSDMIHLQQIATPIEDIIAGLCFALARNFKATMFKGRIIEPVIAFQGGVAANKGMIKAFKNVLGVDEILIPDNFEVTGAIGAALKSKTENVYLSEEMIEKLANIKAEIEYGLPPLKNEDEIFDDKISFMTLSHSNGICPVNAYLGIDVGSVSTNIVLIDEEGNLIIKKYLPTLGKPIDAVKRGLDEINKEILEIQIKGVGVTGSGRYMIADFVGADIVKNEITAHAYGAINYDQSVDTIFEIGGQDSKYIRLKDGEIIDFEMNKACAAGTGSFIEEQADKLGITLDEFQTLAFRSLKPCRLGERCTVFMENSLVINLHKGAKKEDIVAGLCYSIVENYINRVVAGKSIGKKIFFQGGVAFNKAVITAFKNFLISRIGHNFEFIVPPNHEVMGAIGAALIARDVMKDGKITKFKGFEIKKRAYSISSFECRGCANYCEINRVKVDGEENHLFYGGRCEKYEKKDIKATLSDPVRVREKLLWNAHMEYEEKYRDRKAPIIGIPYIFFFHDQLPFWSTLLWELGFNVVVSGKTNKEIISKGVEKVLSEACFPLKVAYGHIAHLIEQNVDLICIPSFINLNLYDEYKRGLACPIVQTIPYVSRELFKNVQIVEPRIDFSRGMKYLKEELSRVFKGIVKLKDIESKIAIAREKQQEFVAQLQKEGLKLLETVKNKKLGQSATVVLLGRSYNSFDQAVSLDISGKLTKLNVLPIPMDMLPLDNIKIKEDWNNLYWRSGQRIIKASRLIYKLGQIYPVFITNFSCGPDSFIINYFKEEMSNYPSLILEIDEHSADAGIITRLEAFIDSIGSRQKREDKNRKAFLPLILKSSVTSALSNRTVYIPRMTDHAFALKAAFNYCGIDAEVMPHSDKRSIELGKKHISGGECFPYVVTLGDMLKVVYSSDFIPEKAAFFMPSGSGPCRFGQYNISHRMILKKLGFENVPVYSPQQDTQFYKDLNIAGGDFSLKAWQGLVAFDLLGKLLLQIRPYEKNTGETEALYEHYLVKIYEALKSRNGTMGILLKNMRRDFENIPKYRDRKPLIGIVGEIFVRSHAFSNENLIKRLEALGAEVYLPPIEEWIHYINRIALRKALIKKDKSAIIKILVNRFFQWRVEKTFFSEFREVINFLKEPSTEELFKLASPYVPDTFEGETILSVGKTMDLIKRGARGIINTMPFGCMPGAIVTAFLRFIQRDYNIPVISLAYDGANSTVNELWIEAFIETIKSQRR, from the coding sequence ATGGATTCTGAGTTTTCGCTTGGCATAGATGTAGGTAGTGAGACAGCAAAAATAGCAATTCTTGGTAGAGATGACAGGCTTCTTGAAAAACTCTATCTGAAACATTTTGGAAAGCCAGCAGAGATTGCTTCTGAGATTTTAAATAATGTTATATCGAAATACAGACAGTTAACAATATGCTTTACAGGAGTTAGTGGAAGATTTATTGCAAAAACCATTGACGCTCCTTATGTGAATGAAATAGTCTCGCAGGCAACAGCAACTTCCTTCTTTTATCCTCAGGTAAGAACAATTATAGAAATAGGAGGAGAGGATTCAAAGCTTATATTTCTTGATAAAAGTGGAAGGATAAAAGATTTTTCTTTAAACAGCATGTGTGCTGCTGGAACAGGATCTTTTCTCGAACAACAGGCTGAACGTTTAGGACTTACAATTGAGGATTTCAGCGAGTTTGCAATAAAGTCAGATAAACCTTCAAAAATTGCCGGCAGATGCAGTGTTTTTGCAAAGTCAGATATGATTCATCTTCAGCAGATTGCTACGCCAATAGAAGATATTATTGCAGGACTATGCTTTGCTCTTGCAAGAAATTTTAAAGCAACAATGTTTAAAGGAAGAATTATTGAACCAGTTATTGCCTTTCAGGGTGGAGTTGCAGCAAATAAAGGAATGATAAAAGCATTTAAGAATGTTCTTGGAGTTGATGAAATTTTAATCCCTGATAATTTTGAAGTTACTGGAGCTATTGGTGCAGCATTGAAGTCAAAAACTGAAAATGTTTATCTAAGTGAGGAGATGATTGAAAAACTTGCTAATATAAAGGCAGAAATTGAGTATGGTTTACCACCCTTAAAAAATGAAGATGAGATTTTTGATGATAAAATTTCATTTATGACTTTGTCTCATTCCAATGGCATCTGTCCAGTTAATGCCTATCTGGGGATAGATGTTGGTTCTGTTAGCACAAATATTGTTCTAATCGATGAAGAAGGCAATCTTATAATAAAAAAATATCTTCCAACATTGGGGAAACCTATTGATGCAGTTAAGAGAGGGCTTGATGAGATAAATAAAGAAATTTTAGAGATTCAGATAAAAGGAGTAGGAGTTACAGGTTCAGGAAGATATATGATTGCTGATTTTGTCGGAGCTGATATTGTTAAAAACGAAATTACTGCCCATGCCTACGGAGCGATCAATTATGATCAGAGTGTTGATACGATTTTTGAAATTGGAGGACAGGATTCGAAATATATACGTCTTAAGGATGGCGAAATAATCGATTTTGAGATGAATAAAGCATGTGCAGCAGGAACTGGTTCTTTTATTGAAGAGCAGGCTGATAAACTCGGAATAACTCTTGATGAATTTCAGACACTTGCTTTCAGGTCTCTTAAACCATGCAGGCTTGGTGAAAGATGTACAGTATTTATGGAGAACTCTCTTGTAATAAATCTTCACAAAGGTGCTAAAAAGGAAGATATTGTTGCAGGACTCTGTTACAGCATAGTTGAAAACTATATAAACAGGGTTGTTGCGGGAAAATCTATTGGGAAAAAGATATTCTTTCAGGGAGGGGTTGCTTTCAATAAGGCTGTTATTACAGCATTTAAAAATTTTTTAATTTCAAGAATCGGACATAATTTTGAATTCATAGTTCCTCCAAATCATGAGGTTATGGGGGCCATCGGAGCAGCTTTGATTGCCAGAGATGTGATGAAGGACGGAAAAATAACGAAATTCAAAGGGTTTGAAATAAAAAAGAGAGCGTACAGTATATCATCTTTTGAATGCAGGGGTTGTGCAAATTACTGTGAGATAAATAGAGTGAAAGTTGATGGAGAGGAAAATCATCTTTTTTATGGTGGTAGATGTGAGAAATATGAAAAAAAGGATATAAAAGCAACTCTTTCAGATCCGGTAAGGGTGAGAGAAAAGCTTCTCTGGAACGCTCATATGGAGTATGAGGAAAAATATAGAGACAGAAAAGCGCCAATAATTGGAATTCCATATATATTTTTTTTCCATGACCAGCTTCCTTTCTGGAGTACTCTTCTGTGGGAACTTGGGTTTAATGTAGTAGTGTCGGGTAAAACCAATAAGGAAATAATCAGTAAGGGAGTTGAAAAAGTTCTCTCTGAAGCATGCTTTCCTCTTAAAGTAGCTTATGGGCATATAGCTCATTTAATTGAGCAAAATGTTGATTTAATATGCATACCGAGCTTTATAAATCTTAATCTTTATGATGAGTATAAAAGAGGTCTTGCGTGTCCTATTGTTCAGACAATTCCTTATGTAAGCAGAGAATTGTTTAAAAATGTCCAAATTGTTGAACCAAGAATCGATTTTTCAAGAGGAATGAAATATTTAAAAGAGGAGCTTTCCAGAGTTTTTAAAGGGATTGTTAAACTAAAAGATATCGAGAGTAAAATAGCTATTGCCAGAGAAAAACAACAGGAATTTGTTGCTCAGCTACAGAAAGAAGGGCTAAAGCTTCTTGAGACTGTAAAGAATAAAAAATTAGGTCAGTCAGCAACAGTTGTCCTGCTTGGTAGATCATATAACTCATTTGATCAGGCAGTAAGCCTTGATATTTCGGGCAAACTCACAAAATTGAATGTTTTGCCTATTCCAATGGATATGCTTCCACTTGATAATATAAAAATAAAAGAAGACTGGAATAACTTATACTGGCGTTCAGGACAGAGAATAATAAAAGCTTCAAGACTGATATATAAATTAGGTCAAATTTATCCTGTTTTCATTACAAATTTCTCCTGCGGACCGGATTCATTCATAATAAATTATTTCAAAGAAGAAATGTCGAACTATCCTTCTCTTATTCTTGAGATTGATGAACACAGTGCAGATGCAGGAATTATTACGAGACTTGAAGCATTCATTGATAGTATTGGAAGCAGACAGAAAAGAGAGGACAAAAACAGAAAAGCATTTCTTCCTTTAATTCTGAAAAGTTCTGTTACTTCAGCGCTATCTAACAGAACAGTATACATTCCAAGAATGACTGACCATGCTTTTGCTTTAAAAGCTGCATTCAATTACTGCGGAATTGATGCAGAGGTAATGCCACATTCGGATAAAAGATCCATTGAACTGGGGAAAAAGCATATATCTGGAGGGGAATGTTTCCCCTATGTTGTAACACTTGGAGACATGTTGAAAGTTGTATATTCATCAGATTTTATTCCTGAAAAGGCAGCATTTTTTATGCCTTCTGGGTCAGGTCCATGCAGATTTGGTCAGTATAATATATCTCATAGAATGATCCTGAAAAAATTGGGCTTTGAAAATGTTCCTGTTTATTCGCCTCAGCAGGATACACAGTTTTATAAAGACTTAAATATTGCAGGCGGAGATTTTTCTCTTAAAGCGTGGCAGGGACTGGTTGCTTTTGATTTGCTAGGTAAATTATTGCTTCAGATAAGACCGTATGAAAAAAATACAGGTGAAACAGAGGCACTATATGAACATTATCTTGTAAAAATTTATGAAGCTTTAAAAAGTAGAAATGGAACTATGGGGATTTTATTGAAAAATATGCGAAGAGATTTTGAAAATATACCAAAATACAGAGATAGAAAACCACTTATTGGAATTGTTGGTGAAATATTTGTCAGATCTCATGCTTTTTCAAATGAAAACCTGATAAAAAGGCTTGAAGCACTTGGTGCGGAGGTGTATCTTCCTCCAATTGAGGAGTGGATACACTATATAAACAGAATCGCACTAAGAAAAGCCTTGATAAAAAAGGATAAATCTGCTATTATAAAAATTCTTGTTAATAGATTTTTCCAGTGGAGGGTGGAGAAAACTTTCTTTTCAGAATTCAGAGAAGTAATTAATTTTTTAAAAGAACCCTCTACAGAGGAATTATTTAAGCTTGCTTCACCATATGTTCCTGATACTTTTGAAGGAGAAACTATTTTGAGTGTTGGAAAAACTATGGATTTAATAAAAAGAGGTGCCAGGGGTATTATAAATACCATGCCTTTTGGATGCATGCCTGGTGCTATTGTTACTGCATTTTTAAGATTTATTCAGAGGGACTACAATATACCTGTGATCTCGCTTGCCTATGACGGAGCAAATTCTACAGTAAATGAACTCTGGATAGAAGCTTTTATAGAAACCATAAAATCTCAAAGGAGGTGA
- a CDS encoding AURKAIP1/COX24 domain-containing protein: protein MGNVLKWRKKKIKKHKYSKLRKKMRAQRRNK, encoded by the coding sequence GTGGGAAATGTTCTTAAATGGAGAAAGAAAAAGATAAAAAAACACAAATACAGCAAACTACGCAAAAAAATGAGAGCTCAAAGAAGAAACAAATAA
- the tmk gene encoding dTMP kinase: MDKGIFITFEGIEGSGKTTQIKLLGERLKKQGLKVLTTYEPGDTDVGQKIRNILLEPEININPLCELILYFADRVQHVNEKIKPYLETGFIVICDRFTDSTVAYQGYARGVSIDIIKELNRILFNEFKPDLTILLDLPVIIGLKRNQQINKTDRFELEDLAFHDRVREGYLKLAEIEPERFFILDATKSQIELAEEIYKTIKLRFHL, encoded by the coding sequence ATGGATAAAGGTATATTTATAACCTTTGAAGGTATAGAAGGTTCAGGTAAAACTACACAGATAAAACTACTTGGAGAAAGACTTAAAAAACAAGGATTGAAAGTTTTAACAACCTATGAGCCAGGAGATACAGACGTTGGTCAGAAAATTAGAAACATTCTTCTTGAACCAGAAATTAATATAAATCCTTTATGTGAACTTATTCTTTATTTTGCAGACAGAGTTCAACATGTTAATGAAAAAATAAAACCTTATCTTGAAACAGGTTTTATTGTAATTTGTGATAGATTTACGGATTCAACTGTTGCTTATCAGGGTTATGCAAGAGGTGTCTCAATTGATATAATTAAAGAACTAAATAGAATCCTTTTTAATGAATTCAAGCCTGATTTGACAATTCTATTAGATTTACCTGTAATTATAGGACTTAAAAGGAATCAGCAAATTAATAAGACAGACAGATTTGAGCTGGAAGACTTAGCTTTTCATGACAGGGTAAGAGAAGGTTATTTAAAACTTGCAGAAATTGAGCCTGAAAGATTTTTTATTCTGGATGCTACTAAATCTCAAATAGAATTAGCAGAGGAAATATATAAAACAATTAAATTAAGATTTCACTTGTAA
- a CDS encoding ATP-binding protein, whose translation MSFHRIESQDKAIKLLKGTLITKKIPNAFIFIGDPYIGKTSTAIAYAKSLNCLNPENDYDSCGICLSCTKIESGLHPDVKVLAPEKDIITVNNIREIEEFVSFQPLEGKYKVVIMKQANKMNQAAANAFLKTVEEPPLNTIIILICENMHTLPEPLVSRCFKVYFKPLSIDTIKKFIPDNPDKENLIRIVMGRPGLLISKDILKDIQWFAATLKNVEERNKKSVWKDNEEIKWWIDFLCIFLRDSLVKILKNVEPLKQIDSDCCPILHLDFKLKKNITAEEILELYEELQSIRKNIDLNLNKSILWNYLVSRIHSLIASSSLNKQKL comes from the coding sequence ATGAGTTTCCATAGAATTGAATCGCAGGACAAAGCGATAAAACTACTTAAAGGAACATTAATAACAAAAAAAATTCCTAATGCTTTCATTTTTATAGGCGATCCATATATTGGCAAAACTTCAACTGCTATTGCTTATGCTAAATCTCTTAACTGCTTAAATCCTGAAAATGACTATGACTCCTGTGGTATATGCCTATCCTGTACGAAAATAGAGTCTGGATTACATCCAGATGTTAAGGTTTTAGCTCCTGAGAAAGATATAATTACTGTAAACAATATAAGAGAAATCGAAGAATTTGTGTCTTTTCAGCCACTTGAGGGTAAATATAAAGTTGTCATCATGAAACAGGCTAACAAAATGAATCAGGCTGCGGCAAATGCATTTTTAAAAACTGTTGAAGAACCGCCATTAAATACTATAATTATTCTTATATGTGAGAACATGCACACTTTACCAGAACCATTGGTTTCAAGATGTTTTAAAGTTTATTTTAAACCTCTTTCAATTGATACCATAAAAAAGTTTATACCTGATAATCCTGATAAGGAGAATCTAATCAGAATTGTAATGGGAAGACCCGGACTTTTAATATCAAAGGACATATTAAAAGATATACAATGGTTTGCTGCTACATTAAAAAATGTAGAAGAAAGAAATAAGAAGTCTGTATGGAAAGATAATGAAGAGATAAAGTGGTGGATTGATTTTTTATGCATTTTTCTTAGAGATTCGCTGGTTAAAATTTTAAAGAATGTTGAACCATTAAAGCAGATTGATTCAGATTGTTGCCCTATTTTACATTTAGATTTTAAACTAAAGAAGAACATTACAGCAGAAGAAATTCTTGAATTATATGAGGAGTTACAGAGTATCAGAAAAAATATAGATTTAAATTTAAATAAATCAATACTGTGGAATTATCTGGTTAGTCGAATTCATAGTTTAATTGCGAGTTCTTCTTTAAATAAGCAGAAGCTATGA
- a CDS encoding PSP1 domain-containing protein: MNNIAYVRIRPFGKVYCYLNNLGEELKKGDPVVVEGDFCVTLGHVLKTATSDENSSKPVIRKATQEDFEAFEKNLSLEKEAWDFCLERIRERQLPMKLLVVEAALDRKRIIFYFTSEGRIDFRELVKDLASRFKTRIEMRQIGVRDEAKFLGGIGICGLEICCKKFLSFFKPISLKMAKDQEIVLNVSKLSGVCGRLKCCLRHEYSGEVDDIVQDEEIITQEEKEPEVKKLSFIIKETDDEVGDESSEGKEKDESKK; encoded by the coding sequence GTGAATAACATAGCATATGTAAGGATTCGTCCATTTGGTAAAGTTTATTGTTATTTGAACAACCTTGGAGAAGAGCTAAAAAAAGGGGATCCTGTTGTTGTAGAAGGTGATTTTTGTGTAACTTTGGGGCATGTGTTAAAAACTGCAACTTCTGATGAAAACTCATCTAAACCAGTGATCAGGAAGGCAACTCAGGAAGATTTTGAAGCATTTGAGAAAAATCTTTCTTTAGAAAAAGAAGCTTGGGACTTCTGCCTTGAAAGAATTAGAGAAAGACAGTTGCCAATGAAGCTTCTGGTGGTTGAGGCTGCTCTTGATAGAAAAAGAATTATTTTTTATTTTACATCAGAGGGCAGAATTGATTTCAGAGAGCTTGTTAAAGACCTTGCTTCCAGATTTAAAACAAGAATAGAGATGCGACAGATAGGGGTTCGTGATGAGGCAAAATTTCTGGGTGGAATTGGTATATGTGGATTGGAAATATGCTGTAAAAAATTCTTAAGTTTTTTCAAACCTATATCTTTAAAAATGGCTAAAGATCAGGAAATTGTGCTAAATGTCTCTAAACTCTCCGGTGTTTGTGGAAGATTGAAATGCTGTCTCAGACATGAATATTCTGGTGAGGTAGATGATATCGTTCAGGATGAAGAAATTATTACGCAAGAAGAGAAAGAGCCTGAAGTAAAGAAATTATCTTTTATTATTAAAGAAACCGATGATGAAGTCGGGGATGAATCTTCTGAAGGAAAGGAGAAAGATGAATCAAAAAAATAA
- the metG gene encoding methionine--tRNA ligase, translating into MNLLKERRKMNQKNKGFYITTPIYYVNDIPHIGHAYTTIAADILARYKRLKGEYVFFLTGTDEHGQKVERAAKQFGRSPKEHADIMVENFRELWRALNIKNDAFIRTTDEHHKKTVQEILQKLYDKGKIEKRTYSGMYCTPCERFWTDKDLIEGKCPDCGRDVERIEEENYFFLMSGYQDKLIEHIEKNPDYILPETRKNEVLSFLKNKPLGDLCISRPAQRLSWGIPLPFDRNYTTYVWFDALVNYYSALKYLAPSNIQWWPPDHHLIGKDILITHAVYWSTMLMALNLSLPRNIFAHGWWTVQGAKMSKSLGNVVNPFEIIKKYGVDAFRYFLFREVSFGVDGDFSEEALIRRINNDLANDLGNLVNRFLVMNEKYLDGKLQPQWMEEDFTMKASQLIEEINDEKLWDEFRFNILLEKIWEMIALTNNYIAQTEPWKLAKTTPDKLQNVLFNIWNSLRVITVYLYPFMPDTSHKIWNALGLNLYKFDNKMLKWYFQCKDIKTKKVEQIFPRIETKENQGIDVKIKAMEDKVEELIGIEDFMKIKLKVGKVLSAERVKGSEKLIKLIVDIGEERQIVAGIGKLYTPEELVGRFIVVLSNLKPAKLMGVESQGMLLAATGIDGTISILTLDREVDPGAPIK; encoded by the coding sequence ATGAATCTTCTGAAGGAAAGGAGAAAGATGAATCAAAAAAATAAAGGATTTTATATTACAACGCCAATTTACTATGTTAATGATATTCCACATATAGGACATGCCTATACAACAATTGCCGCAGACATACTTGCACGCTATAAGAGACTAAAAGGAGAATATGTATTTTTTCTAACAGGAACAGATGAGCACGGACAAAAGGTAGAAAGGGCTGCTAAACAGTTCGGAAGGTCTCCAAAAGAGCATGCAGATATTATGGTTGAAAACTTCAGAGAATTATGGCGAGCATTGAATATAAAAAATGACGCTTTTATCAGAACCACTGATGAACACCATAAAAAAACAGTTCAGGAAATCCTGCAAAAACTTTATGATAAAGGCAAGATTGAAAAGAGAACATATTCAGGAATGTATTGCACGCCATGTGAAAGATTCTGGACTGACAAGGATTTAATAGAAGGCAAATGTCCTGACTGCGGCAGGGATGTTGAGCGCATTGAAGAAGAAAACTATTTTTTCTTAATGTCAGGATATCAGGATAAATTAATCGAACATATTGAAAAAAACCCAGATTACATATTACCTGAAACAAGAAAGAATGAAGTTTTATCATTCCTTAAAAATAAACCTCTTGGTGATCTCTGTATCTCCCGTCCTGCTCAAAGGCTTTCATGGGGAATTCCTCTCCCATTTGATAGAAACTATACAACCTATGTATGGTTTGATGCGCTTGTTAACTACTATTCAGCTTTAAAATATCTTGCTCCATCTAATATTCAATGGTGGCCTCCTGACCATCATTTAATTGGCAAGGACATTTTGATAACTCATGCGGTTTACTGGTCAACGATGCTTATGGCTTTAAATTTGTCTCTTCCTCGAAATATCTTTGCTCATGGATGGTGGACTGTTCAGGGAGCAAAGATGTCAAAATCTCTTGGTAATGTGGTGAATCCATTTGAAATAATAAAAAAATATGGAGTAGATGCTTTTAGATATTTTCTCTTTCGCGAGGTTTCTTTTGGAGTTGATGGAGATTTTTCTGAAGAAGCCTTAATACGAAGAATAAATAATGATCTTGCAAATGATTTAGGTAATCTGGTTAATCGTTTTCTCGTGATGAATGAAAAATACCTTGACGGTAAGCTTCAACCTCAATGGATGGAAGAAGATTTTACAATGAAAGCTAGTCAACTAATAGAGGAGATCAACGATGAAAAATTATGGGATGAGTTTAGGTTCAATATTTTGCTTGAAAAAATCTGGGAAATGATTGCTCTTACTAACAACTATATTGCACAGACAGAACCATGGAAACTAGCTAAAACTACACCAGACAAGCTTCAGAATGTACTTTTTAATATCTGGAACTCCTTAAGAGTTATAACAGTTTATTTATATCCATTCATGCCTGATACATCACATAAAATCTGGAATGCGTTAGGATTAAACTTATATAAATTTGACAATAAGATGCTTAAGTGGTATTTTCAATGTAAAGATATAAAAACAAAAAAAGTTGAACAGATTTTTCCAAGAATAGAAACAAAAGAAAATCAAGGCATTGATGTTAAAATTAAAGCTATGGAGGACAAAGTGGAAGAGCTTATTGGCATTGAAGATTTTATGAAAATAAAGCTAAAAGTTGGGAAAGTACTCTCAGCAGAAAGAGTGAAAGGTTCAGAAAAACTAATTAAACTTATTGTTGATATAGGTGAAGAAAGACAGATTGTTGCAGGAATCGGGAAGTTATATACTCCTGAGGAGCTTGTTGGCAGGTTTATAGTTGTTTTAAGTAATCTAAAACCAGCAAAACTCATGGGAGTAGAGTCTCAGGGAATGCTTCTTGCAGCAACAGGGATAGATGGAACAATCTCCATCCTTACTCTTGATAGAGAGGTTGATCCAGGAGCTCCTATTAAATGA
- the radC gene encoding RadC family protein, giving the protein MKSLKEWPETERPRERLLKEGTQNLSDAQLLAIILRTGSNGKTVIDTAVELLNKFGGLKGIEEASMKELQSFKGVGKAKIAQIKASFELGRRVLSQTVEEKTFNSARIVYDYFFPKLHGLKKEVFITLLLNTKLKLIREIKIAEGILTQAVVHPREIFKDAVKESAYALVVVHNHPSGDPSPSEQDIEITKKLKKASDILEIALLDHVIIGNGRYFSMKEQKII; this is encoded by the coding sequence ATGAAGTCTTTGAAAGAATGGCCAGAAACTGAAAGACCGCGAGAGAGACTTCTCAAAGAGGGTACTCAAAATCTCTCTGATGCTCAGTTGCTGGCTATAATATTAAGAACAGGCTCAAATGGTAAAACTGTTATTGACACAGCAGTAGAACTTCTTAATAAATTTGGTGGTTTAAAAGGCATTGAAGAGGCATCAATGAAAGAGCTTCAATCTTTTAAAGGAGTTGGTAAAGCAAAGATTGCTCAGATTAAAGCATCTTTTGAACTTGGACGGAGAGTGCTATCTCAAACAGTAGAGGAAAAGACCTTCAACTCAGCTCGGATAGTTTATGATTACTTTTTCCCTAAACTTCATGGATTAAAAAAAGAAGTGTTTATAACGCTTTTATTAAATACAAAACTTAAACTGATAAGAGAAATAAAAATTGCTGAAGGTATTCTGACACAGGCAGTGGTTCATCCAAGAGAAATTTTTAAAGATGCTGTAAAAGAGTCTGCCTATGCTCTTGTGGTTGTTCATAATCATCCTAGTGGAGATCCTTCTCCAAGTGAACAGGATATAGAAATAACAAAAAAACTGAAAAAAGCATCTGACATACTTGAAATTGCTCTTTTAGACCATGTAATCATAGGAAATGGAAGATATTTTAGTATGAAAGAACAAAAAATAATATAG
- the glpX gene encoding class II fructose-bisphosphatase produces MNSSLTPPILRVCELAAIASARLMGKGNRKEADQAAVTAMRNALNDVPIRGRIVIGEGERDEAPMLYIGEEVGNGTGPEVDIAVDPLEGTNLCATGIPNALTVMAVTEKNGLLYCPDTYMEKLVVRPQAKGMVDIRRPVKENLEALAKALGRDIDDLVVVVLDRPRHENLIKEIRTAGARIKLISDGDITPSIAATVEGTGIHALMGIGGAPEGVLAAAAVKCLGGEMQARIRWRNEEEKKRAIKYGMDISEDKVYTLDDLVPSDDIIFVATGVTKGDLLNGVRFFGGGARTHSLVIESYQRIVRFVDTIHILDKIIKITL; encoded by the coding sequence ATGAACAGTTCCTTAACTCCACCCATTTTAAGGGTATGTGAACTTGCTGCAATTGCATCAGCAAGACTTATGGGCAAAGGAAACAGAAAAGAAGCTGATCAGGCTGCTGTAACAGCAATGCGCAATGCATTGAATGATGTGCCAATTAGAGGACGGATAGTCATAGGAGAGGGTGAAAGAGATGAAGCTCCTATGCTTTATATTGGTGAAGAAGTTGGGAATGGAACAGGTCCTGAGGTTGATATAGCAGTTGACCCTCTTGAGGGAACGAATTTATGTGCAACAGGCATACCTAATGCTCTTACTGTTATGGCAGTGACAGAAAAAAATGGGCTTCTTTACTGCCCTGACACTTACATGGAAAAGCTCGTTGTAAGACCTCAGGCAAAAGGTATGGTAGATATCCGTAGACCTGTAAAAGAAAATCTCGAAGCTCTTGCTAAAGCACTTGGACGAGATATAGATGATCTTGTAGTGGTAGTCCTTGACAGACCACGGCATGAAAATTTAATAAAAGAAATCCGCACAGCAGGTGCAAGAATAAAATTAATATCAGATGGAGATATTACACCCTCAATTGCAGCAACAGTGGAAGGAACCGGTATACATGCTCTTATGGGAATTGGCGGAGCTCCGGAAGGTGTTCTTGCAGCAGCAGCGGTTAAATGTCTTGGTGGAGAAATGCAGGCAAGAATTAGATGGAGAAATGAAGAAGAGAAAAAAAGAGCTATAAAATATGGTATGGATATAAGTGAGGATAAAGTTTATACTCTAGATGACCTTGTTCCAAGTGATGATATAATTTTTGTTGCAACAGGAGTGACAAAGGGAGACTTACTCAATGGTGTAAGGTTTTTTGGTGGAGGTGCCAGAACTCATTCACTTGTTATCGAATCTTATCAGAGGATTGTAAGATTTGTTGATACAATTCATATTCTTGATAAGATTATAAAAATAACACTATAA
- a CDS encoding thermonuclease family protein, which translates to MSLLFCSVTCAQKEKDYYKVIEIHDGDTVTVVTNSFLGIFAKTERIRLIGIDAPELGQKPWGRKAKDHLKKLIEESDWQVKVELDIQHRDKYGRTLAYLWDKKGRMINYMMVRDGFALIYTIPPNVKYVEWFIEAQKLARQEKKGIWRKDGLEEKPSEWRKKNPRH; encoded by the coding sequence ATGTCACTTCTGTTTTGTTCAGTAACATGTGCACAAAAAGAAAAAGATTATTACAAGGTTATCGAAATACACGATGGAGATACTGTAACCGTTGTTACAAATTCTTTTTTGGGAATTTTTGCTAAAACTGAACGAATCCGTCTTATTGGAATTGATGCGCCTGAACTCGGACAGAAACCATGGGGAAGAAAAGCAAAAGATCATCTAAAAAAATTGATTGAAGAAAGCGATTGGCAGGTAAAAGTTGAGCTCGATATTCAACACAGGGATAAATATGGAAGGACTCTTGCTTATCTATGGGACAAAAAGGGAAGGATGATTAATTACATGATGGTAAGAGATGGTTTTGCTTTAATCTATACAATACCACCAAATGTCAAATACGTTGAATGGTTTATAGAAGCACAAAAACTCGCAAGACAGGAAAAGAAAGGAATATGGAGAAAAGATGGACTTGAAGAAAAACCTTCAGAATGGAGGAAAAAAAATCCCCGCCATTAA